The genomic interval TTTTTGACCACAGGATAAAAACCGGAAAAATTGACTGCCAGTTTTGTAACTGAAAGGACATGTTCCAGCAAGCCGCCCAAAAAGGCGTGGTGATTTTGTGTTGCGGCCGGTGCAGCACAAAATGCCGTAACAAATGACTTATCCGTAAAAAAGGAGATGAGCAGTTTTGAAAGATAGGGGTCTTTAACGGACCTGATAATTTCTTTCAATTCAGCCAGCATTTCCGGGACATTTTTTTCAGTGCTTTGTACAAACTCATCCATTTGCACTTCTGATTCAGAAACAGGGGTAATTTCCAAAAGTTTGATTTGCAGAGAATTATTAAAGGTTTCTACCGTACCTTTGATTCTTATAAATCCGTCACTATTGAAACTATTATAAAGCGATGTGCTTGCATCCCATTTTTTTGCGTCAATACATCCGGATTTGTCTGCCAGTTGCAGATTGAGATATGGTTTTTTGTCTTTAGTCTCCCGAATCTCCTTTTTGAGAACAAGGAAAACGCCCTCTACCTGATTGCCACTCTTTAGATTTGCTATATATTGTCTGGACATTATTTAAGCAGGATTTTTTGGAAAGGTAATTTATGCAGAAATTGTAAGAGAGTAATTGTGTAAAGTCAAGAAATATAACGGAATACGCCGCATTTCTTTACAATAGACACAGTGCTCTATGCCAGTTAAAGGTGGAATTACAGATTACACAATAAGAATTTTCGTAACACTTTAGTTCTTTGAAAAATTAACAAGCGATATTATAAGTTAAGCCGGAAGTGGTTTTTGTTAAAAGAGCTTTTTTGGCGTATGCCAGAAGGTTTTCCACGGGGTTGTCTCCTTGCAATTCTGCAGAGCGAAGCAACGTCATAAGGATAGCCTGGGTATTGGCGCCCTGAACAGAACGATTCTGTTGTGATACCTTTCGGGTCAATACTGGCTTTCGCATCTGTTGCTCGGCATGATTATTATAGGGACTCACACCTTCATGTTCCAGGAACGTAAAGAGTTCCTGTTTATGGCGCTTCAGGCGTTTGGTCAATCTTTGTACGTCTTTATCCTGACAAGGCGTTGCCAAAAACTGTTCAAGCCTGCGATACAATCTTTTTTTTAGCCGAAGAAAGCATACCAGGCTTATCTGGTTCTTTTTCTCTGATAACCGGATGGCATCCTTGAGCAACCGGGAGAGTTTTTTCCGGAAAGCTTTCCATGCGGCAGAATGGTTGTGGGCATCTACTTTCACGAGTTCCGTGAACAGATGATAGAAACACCGCTGCTTTGCCAGTGCGCTTATCTTGTTGTAAGCGCCCAGAAAGTCACAGATCAGGATACCACCAAATAGAATGCCCAAGAGTTTTTTTATGACAGGAGACCCCCGACTTGGTGTTATGAGATAGTAGCAGAGTTTTTGTGTTGTAAAACACCATAGCCAATGGGTTTTTCCATTCAACCTCCATCCGGTTTCATCTGCATATAAGACAGCGCTTGCGGAGACTTTTTGGCCAATCTCGTTATACTGTGGCTCCAGGAGTGTTGCAAGGGATTTCCATGCCTGGGTTAGACCGCCGGCGCTTATTTGAAGGTTGAAAAATACGGAAAGCATCTTTACGATGTTGTTTACACTGATACCGATTAAGTAGTGAAGCCATGCGGTAAAGACAACAAGGCGCAATCCTAGTCGGGCGCCATGCAACGCATCTGTGACCTTGGGTTGAACTATCTTTTTGCAACAAGCACACCAGTAACCATGAACTGTATGTTCCGTCACAACAGGGTCAAGGCGTGGAATATCTTCGATGTATCGCTTATAAGTTCTTACCGGTTTTTGTAATGGCTGGTGGCAATCAGGGCAACTCTCCATGGAATGCGTTTGATAGGCAGTTACTGTTTCAGGTCGTTTCCGGCAAACTCCCTTATGTCCCTTTTTCCTGCCACAAGGCCGTTTTCTCTTTTTCTTTGTGGGCTTTAGATAGGGCGGTATCGAACCGGAAGGGGTAGTCGGACCCGGTTTATCGCAAAGCCGGTCATATTTTTCTGCTTTCTCCGCCAGTATCAGGATGGCTTGAATCGCATCCTCTCTGTCCATCTCCAAAATAGCTATGGCTTCATCCCTGGTCACAGTCAAGAAACCTCCGAAAGTTTTTTTGAAGAGGGTAGAGGTAGAGATCCTTAGGTTGGCCATGATACAGATAGCGATTGCCCCGTTTTGCGCTCCCTTTGGTTTTGCCAGCACGAATCCAATTGGCCGCCTGATAGCAGGTACCCTTAAACCGCGCGGTATCAACAAAGGTTTCGGCTAAATAAACGGGATGGCCGTAAACGGTATTCCAGTCATCTGACAGACGTCTGAGGGCAAGTGACAATACCTTGGATGCAAGGTGTTTGATCTTAACCCATGGTAGAATGAGAAATCGTACGTTATTTGCAATCAAATGTAAGTGTGTACGTTTAGTCGTCTCATCCCATTCAATGAAACGATCACGGTCTTTGACTTTCCATGCGGCGCTTGCCCACCCCAGGCAGGCAACAACCTGATTGCCTATACGTACGATGTGTCTGAGGTGTTCGCCAACAAGCCGGGGATTGCCGAGGTAGTGATAGTGTTGGAAGAGATACTCCCAGAGATATCTTTCCTGAGGGTCTTTTACCACATGGATTGTCAGGTTTTCATACTCTGTGATTTTACCTTCTAGTGGTCTCCTGACGAAAAGGGGTGTCTGGACAAAGACCTTGGGTTTCAGATTGTTTTTGGCCCGTATACGTGGAGGAAGCGTTATCAATCCCTGTTCTTCTAATCTCAAAAGGAGGTCTCGTGCTGCGTATTCTTTATGTTTGCCATTGGGCTGCACCCAGTTCCAATGCTTGCATAGTTCGCAGGAAATATAAGTCCGACCTCTGAGAAAATGCTGCTCGATGAGCGCCTTTATAAAGGCGATATCGTCCGCATGCAGTTTTCGTGAACGGTATTGGAATATGATAGGCTTCATAAACTGTTTCCCTTTATTGAAGCCTTTTATACCACAAAGGAAAAACAGACGCCAGCTTTTTTTACCTTTTTTCGCTATTAATTTTTCAAAGAACTAAAGTGTTACGAATTTTCTCATCTGTGTTAATCTGGTACGCCAAGGAGTGTTTATATATCAGTTGGTGCAAATCCAACCCGTCAATTGGCCGTTCGGGCATCAGTGAAAGAGGCAGAAAGCCTCACGGGAGGGTGTAAACAGCGATGAATACGTTCGAGTTTCCTGTAGCGAGCCGTCAGACCGTAGCGCAAGTGAACAAACACGCAGGCCTCGTTACGCTAAAAATACGAAAGATGATCCTCCCGGATTGGTCGAAATCTGCAATTGCATAAGCAGAAATGCTGCGTCTCAGTTTATTTGGTACAAAATCTCACATTATTTGAATTTAGAATTTTTTATTTGTTGTAAACGTCACCCCACCTTTAAAAAATGCATTTAATGATAAATTTATAACTATTCTAATTCAAACACTTTAGAGAAGAATTTTGTGTAGAGGCGCACAGCCGTGCGCCTCTATACAAATTAAATGTTAATTATAATTTCAAATTATTTTGTCATTAGAATCTGCTTCGGATTTCGTAATTTTATCATAGTACATAATTCATGGCATGCTGATTGCTCAAAAGAAAGGCCGTATTAATTATTTTTTTACAATTGTTTGGAGGAATTATGATGGGAAAGCATAAAAAGATTTTTTCAGAATATTATAACGATAATGACAGAGAAGAACTTTATGATACCCTGGATGCCTTACATGTTCTTATGGAAGGAGACAGGGAATTTAGATATGGCGACCTTCTCTCAGAGATGGATCAAATAAACAAGCATTAACGTAGGGGCTAAGCATGTATAAGTTTGGGTATGAACGCATTTGTGACAATTTATAGCAAATGCCTCATCCCTACATCGGGTTATATCGCAAGGTATAATAATTGGACATTACAATGACTTGTTTTGTGAGAAAATACGATACAACGTATTTTGAAACGCAGGTTTTGCATTATTGCGGATACACTCACTACCTGAGCTTGATCTTCATTTTTCGATTAATTTCCGCTTCCTGCCGTAGATTATTTGCCTCATTTTTTAACGCTCGTAAATCATTTAACATTTCCGGCCAACAATGAGAATACGCATAATTTACATTCATATGATGAAGCGCTTTTCCGGCAATAGCCGCATGGCGTTTTGTCAGACGTATAAAAATACCTTCCGCCTTTGAAACAGTGCTGTGCAAGGGGTATTCTCCTGTAAAATATGCATGCTCAGGATAACTGCTATTTAGCGGTATTGTCAATTCAGGTAAGAGTAGTTTCTCCCTGTCAAGCGCCAACACTAACCCTTCTGCCTCTTTTACTACCGTATTAAATACCTTTTGCGCATTTTTTGCGCTCACCAGCGCATCTTTTGAAAAAGCTGGGGAGTGGCATTTATTGCATAGCACCAACATATCATTTTTCTCTTTCCATGAATCTTCTTTATTGAAGCCTTTCTCTTCTTCTTTCTCTGAATAGGGTGATTTACCGCCCATTTTGCCGGATAGTCTGAAGCGTGTATCATGTGTGCCGTCAGGCATATGGCACGTTACACAAACGGGTGATGATAAGTAAGCGGATTTGGAATAGCCCTCTTTTGCAGATCGAATAGCGGAACTCACCAAACCATGCTTAGAATTCATATAGATTTCATACTGCGGATGATCAGAACCGGTGTGGCAGACGCCACAAACAGCGGGAGATTTTATGTGAGACTGGCCGGTTACATGCTGTGTATGGCATGAATTGCATTTAAATTGTATAGTATGACATGATTCGCAGGAAGTTAAAAGATTGTCTGACGAGAATGGAACATTTTTTTGGAAATCAACCACTGAATCCCAACTGGATGAGTGGCTGCTTTGCATGAACTCATTGTATTGTTTCATGTGACAGCGTCCACAAATCTGTGGAGATACCATACGTTGAACGCCTTTGTCAGAACAACTGGTTTCTTTTTTTTGAAATGACTCTTTTTCTGTTTTGTCAAATTCAGGAGAAACAGCGTGACAGTCCTTGCAGCCGACATTCATTACGGCGTGTTTGTTAGTTTGCCATTCGACATTCAGATGATGAGCAACGTTGGATTTTTTATGACATGAGATGCAGTGTAACGACTCTTCCACGGCAACGTTTTTTTCTTCTTTTGGTTTAACCACTTCAAGGGTTGGAACATTTGTATGTTCATTCTGTGTGGCACAGCCCGGAAAGAAGAGCAAACAGGAAATAACAATGAGGGATGTTTGCAAATACATAAAAGTTTTAACAGGGATTGGAGCAGACATTTTTATTCTCCTTACAAATCATTTCGTAAAAATATGAAGATTATTCAGACAACAATGCCCACATCCGGCATTGTCCTCCCGAACCTCCCTCTATTTTAATCGGTGCGAGGATAAGTATGATGCCTTTTGGCGGCAATTTGTCGAGGTTTGCTACATTTTCAAGTATGTACTTGCCTGCGCCATTTATTATATGATGCACCTGAAAGTCTGAACACATGCCGCAATCTCCGCTTAAGGTATCAATGCCAATGCCCTTTATTTCTCTTTGCTGTATTAAAAAAAGCGCCGCTTCTTTAGAATAGCCGGGGAAATGCATCCTGTTGCAGTTGTCCATATTTTTGTATTGTTCATTATTATCCCATCGCTTGCTCCATCCGGTATAAAGCAAAACAATGGCCCCATGAGGAATTGTGCCGTGTTCTTTTTCCCAGTGCAGTATATCTTCGGCAGACAGTGTGTAATCCTGGTTTCTTTTTACCTTTTCCTGTATGTTAATCACAATGGCGGGGCCGACTAATTGTTCGAATGGTATTTGGTCTACGGAAGATTGATTCGGCTCAAAATGATTTGGTGCGTCAATATGTGTGCCTAAATGTTCCGGTGTGCTGTATTTTCCCGAAAAGACCTTGTCTTTTCTTAATGAAGCGATTACTTCATATTTGAATGGTTCATATGCCCCTACAGGCCAGTGCGCATTTTTTTCGTTTAGTGGATAAGTTAAATCGATAATTGATGCCTTGCCGTCCATCACCTTCTCCAGAATCCCTGCGGATATGTCTGATGTAATGCAGGACAATGCAATGCAGGTAAAAAGGGGTATGAAAACCATTTTCATAACAAACTTCCTTCCATGGATTAATGAAAATAAAAGCAGGGGGCGAAGCATTAGCTATAAATTGGCATAAATGCGTTCGTGCCCAAACTGGCAAATGCTTCGCCCCTACTTTTTCAAAAAACTAAATTGTTACGAGAAAATTTGCACTATAATTCAATCAAAGACAAAAGTGTAGCATATCTTATCGATTCATACCGGCGGAGTTCAATAATTATCTTTTTTTATTTATTTTAAGGTGTATATGTATTTAAATAACAAACAGTAACTGTGGTTTTTATGAAAAAGGTATAATTCCCGGCAGATAATTTGTTATTTTTGAGTACTGGTTTTAGAGGATACTAATTATGCGTAAAATGGCAATGTATGGTTTTGTATTATTATTGGCGCTTGTTGTGGGAAATGCTATTGATGGAATTGCAGATGATAAGATACAGGGTGATGGCAGATTAAAAAATGCTGAAAGCATTGCTCCGGCTATACAATTTGATGCATATACCCATGATTTTGGGAAGATTTATAGTGGTGAAAAAGTTATCCATAAATTTAAATTCAAAAATCATGGCGACGGTGAATTGATAATCGATAAGGTGAAATCTGCATGCGGTTGTACGGCGGCATTAAGTACAAAGAAAAATATCAAAAAAAATGAAGAGGGAGAAATCGAGGTAAAATTCAATTCCGGCAAGTACGTTGGTAAAATAGCAAAATCAATATTTGTGCATTCAAATGACCCCGTTAATCCAAAGGTTAAATTGGTCATTGAAATGAATATAATTGAAGAAGTAAGCGTTACTCCTAAGCGAATTAATTTTGGCGTCATCAGAATGGGTAGTCCTTGTTCAGTAAATCTCGAAATAAAAACATTACCCGGTTCAAGGATAAAAATATTGAATGTTGAAACAAATTTTCCCTATATAAAACTAAAGGATAAAGAGAAAAGTGGAGATGTTTGGAATTATGAGGTTGCGTTAAGAGGTGTTGAAGAGCTTGGAAAGTTTAACGGTTTTATTTTTGTTCATACAAATAGCGAAAAGAAACCAAAGATTGATATCCCTTTTAACGGCGAGGTGATAGGTGATATTACGTATTACCCGAATAAACTGTCCTTTGGAACAGTCAGGAAAAACCGGGAAGTTAAAAAAACGGTTATTGTTACCTTAGTGGATAAAAGTGTAGAAATTGAAAAAATAGAAATAGAGCCTGCATTTATGACATATAATATTTCTCCGCTGAATGATGATAGCCGGGTAATCAGTGTGCATATGAATCAGGGAGATTTTACCGGAACGGTAAACGGCAGTTTGTTGATCTATTCGAATAGCTCTCTTCAGCCTGAGATTTGTATCCCTATTTCGGCGACAATAAATGATTGAAGTGGTAAATAATTCTTACGGTAGTTTCTCAATAAGTTTTGGTAGGGGTTGTCAAAAAAATAAAAACTGCTCCCGTTTCCAATTAAGCTCCGGTTTCGGATAGAAAAAAGAATGTGTAACACTGTTACAAATGTTACAATATTTTTATGAAAAAATATTATAACGCCATATTTCTCCTTGTTTTCATTTCTCTGATCGCAAAAACCGGCAGTTCTTCCGATAGATTCGTTTTAATATTTTTCGGTGAAGAGCAAGGCGCCCTTGCCCCCTGCGGTTGTTTTGAGGGTCAATTGGGCGGTATCTCGCGAAGGGATACGCTTTTAAAGGATTACGAAACACAAGGCATTTCTGCGATAGCGGTAAGTACGGGCGATCTTATTAAGAGTCCTGAACGCCAGGAAGAGATTAAAATGGAATATTTGCTTGCTGCAATGAAAGAGATGGGGTGTATATTACACAATCTTGGCGAGAAAGATTTTGAAATTGGCCTGCAGGCTCTGAGTTTTGCTTCGCAAACAAATACGATAGACTTTCTTTGCGGCAATATTGAAATAAATTCGCCGTTCCCTTTAAAGTATAAAAAATACCTGTTAAAAGAATTGCCAGGATTCAACATTCCGTTAAAAATCGCATTTTTAAGCATTATTTCAGAGTCGCTGATCAAAGGGCATTTATTGGATTTTATAAGGGTATATGATCCTGTTCAATCATTAACGCCGGTAATAAACCAGATAAAAGGGAAAGCAGATCTTATCGTGCTTATATCGCACGCACCCATGGAGGAATCTGTTGAAATTGCCGAAACATTCCCGGAAATTGGATTAGTAATTACCGGACATGGTATCGAAGACCCAATAGAATCGTTAATGTATGTAAATAATACCCCTCTTCTCTCACATGGAACAAGGGGGAGATACGTAGCGGTTGCTGACTATGTTGTGAAAAGCGGCTCGATACGAAATACATCCGTTGATATAGTTCCCTTAGACGACAAATATGCTGCATCTGAAAAAATGCAGGTATTGCTGAAGCAATATCAGCAAACGTTAAAGGAGGAGGATTTGTTGAGCAACCTCCCGAAATTACCGTTGGAAGATGGAAATTTCTATATTGGGAGTTTGGCTTGCGGAACATGTCACAAGAAAATTCATGCCCATTGGAGTAATACAAGTCATCAAAAAGCATACACTACATTGTCCGATAGCGGACAACAGTATGATCCCGAATGTATACGTTGTCATACGGTTGGATTTGGATACGTCTCTGGTTTTGCAAATTATGATACAAACCGGAATCTTGCGCATGTCGGGTGCGAAAGTTGTCACGGAGCAGGCGGCAATCACATAAAAAATATCACTGATTCATATGGCAAGGTAAACGAAAATCGTTGCCTTGAATGTCACAATTTCGACCATAGTCCAAAATTTCAATACCCAAAATACTGGGAAAAAATTAAACATCCCAAAGAGATTCCTGAGGGCATGCCTGAAAATACACACGGCGGTTGACTAATGACTAACTTCATAATAATTTTGCGAATAACGGGAATTGATAATTATGCCAGACCTTAGAAAAGACCCTGTATCCGGTCGTTGGGTTATTATTGCGACGGAACGGGCTATGCGGCCTAACGATTTTAAGATAGAACCGCATGCCCCATTAAGTGCAGATGTGTTTTGTCCGTTTTGTGAAGGCAATGAAGACAAGACTCCTCCTGAAATTATGGCATATAGGGAAAAAGGCAGCTATGCAAATAAAAAAGGGTGGAGGGTGAGGGTTGTGCCGAATAAATTCCCGGCATTAAAAATTGAGGGGGGATTGAACAAACAAGGTGTGGGAATATACGATACCATGAGTGGCGTAGGCGCTCACGAAGTGATTATTGAAAGTCCCTTGCACATTACATCATTAACGGAAATGTCTATCTGGCAGGTGGAAGAAATATTGTGGACGTACAGGGACAGGATGATTGATTTAAAAAAGGACAAACGTTTCATTTACGGATTGTTGTTTAAAAATGTGGGAAGAGCCGCAGGCGCCTCTCTGGAGCACTCGCATTCCCAGTTAATTGTCACTCCGATTGTGCCTATTACGGTTATCCATGAAATGGAAGGATCGGAGGTATTCTACAAATACAGGGGACGTTGTTTATTTTGTGATATGGTCAGACAGGAATTAGCAACAGACGCCAGAATTGTAATGGAAGGAAAAAATTTTATAGCCTTTACGCCTTATGCCTCCCGTTTCCCCTTTGAGATTTGGATTTTGTCAAAAACGCATGCGTCTCATTTTGAAAACATACAAAAACTTGAGGTTGAGGAATTAGCAAAGATATTACAGAAAACAATATTAAAGCTGGAGGCATGTTTAACATATCCTCCTTATAATTATATTATTCACACAACGCCTTTTACCTATGGAGAAATAGAATACTATCACTGGCATATAGAGATTATTCCACGCCTGACAAACATCGCCGGATTTGAGTGGGGCAGTGGTTTTTATATTAATACGGTTACGCCTGAGACTGCCGCTGAATTTCTCAGGAATGCTAACATCCAAAACAACAATGAGGATATGAAATTGTGAATGTAGTATATTTATCATCTGAGGTCCTTCCCTTTGCAAAATCAGGAGGGCTGGCTGATATCTCGAGTGTAATACCAAAGAATTTAAATAAATTGGGCATCAACGTTATTGTAATAATGCCATTTTATAATATGGTGAAAGAATGTAATTGCACTATAGATAAGACAGATATCACCTTTACGGTAAACATCGGAGACGATGCAAAAACCTGCTGTGTATATAAAAGTTGTCTGCCCGGCACAGATATTCCGATATATTTTTTACACAACGAACACTATTTCGGGAGAAATGGCCTGTATAACTATCCTGGTACCATGCGCAATTATGAAGATAATTGCGAACGTTTTATCTTCTTTGCCCGAAGCGCCCTGGAATTAATGCTGCGTTTAAAACCTTGTCCGGATATTATCCATTGCAACGATTGGCAGACCGGGCTTATTCCTGTTTATTTAAAGACGATATACGGGAATAACGAATGTTTTAAAAAGACACGGACGATAATGACCATTCACAACCTTGCGTTTCAGGGATTATTTCCGGCTGATTGTATGAAATATACGGGGTTAGACTGGGGTCTTTTTCACCCGGCTTATTTAGAGTTCTATGGAATGATAAATTTTCTCAAAGCAGGCATTATCTTTAGTGATAGTATTACCACCGTAAGCGAGACATATGCAGAGGAGATACAGACGCAGGAATTTGGAGAACGTCTGGATGGTGTATTGAGAACGAGGTCAAAGGATATCTATGGCATTCTTAATGGAATAGATTATTCATTATGGAATCCTGAAAGTGATGCGCTTATAGCGGCTAATTATTCGTACAAAGATCTTTCAGGCAAGCATGTCTGTAAAAAGGCCCTGCAAAGAAAGCTGGGACTGCCGGAAAAGGCTGTTCCCATAATTGCAATGATTACACGCCTGACGGATCAAAAGGGTCTGGATTTAGTAATGAATATTTTTAATAAATTGCTTAGATTGGATATACAATTCGTTTTATTAGGTTCCGGAGAATCTGTCTATCAGGATTTTTTTAAACAGTACGCTAAAATTGTCCCTGCAAAGGTTTCAGCAAATATCTCGTTTAATGAGCCACTGGCGCATGAAATTGAAGCCGGGGCAGATATTTTTTTAATGCCGTCGCGCTATGAACCGTGCGGGTTAAATCAATTATATAGCATAAAATATGGAACGGTACCGATTGTAAGACATACCGGAGGTCTTGCGGACACGATTTTTGACGTTCGTCACGAAAAAGTTTATAAAGAAAAAGCAAACGGGTTTTCATTTAAAGAATATAATGCAGATTTATTGTATGCAACAATTATACGGGCGCTTGATTTCTATAAAAATCGTTCAGAGTGGACGAAACTTATGAGAAACGGAATGAAACAGAACTGGCTATGGGAGGAAAGTGCGCGAAAGTATATCTCTCTTTATGAAAAAATTTTGAGAAATTAATCTTATTTCCCCTGTAATTGCTATTTTGCCGGGCGGGATGAGAAAATGCAATTTCCCTGTTAAGTATACTTAGCAGTACTAACTTAACGTTTAGGAATTGCAATATTTATTTTTATTTAAGCAATGAACAAACCCACCCCTAACCCCTTCCAACAGGGAACTTGTCAAATTCCCCTCTCGGGAGGGGATTGAGGGGTGGGTAAAAAATGAACGCCGTTGGGTTTTGTCTTTTGGAAACCCAACTTAACTTAACCTTTGGCCAGATAAATGTTGCCGGATACTATAAAATTAAAACTGGAAGATATTATAAATAATATTTCAGATTCGGGAGTTGCCGGATTGGCATTGCTTGATCACGATCTTAATGTTGCATGGGCGAACCGCTCACTTTCTTCTATTTTAAAATTGAATTATGATCCGGTTGGAAAATCATGCCGTGAGATATTTGACTGTGAATGCAAAGATAAGAATAATTGCACAATACTCAAGGCTCTTTCCAGCGGCAGAAAACAGTACAGCGAGGTTCAGTTAAGCGCTGATAAAGATACAAGAAAATACCTGCAAAATGTATCGGTACCAATTAAAGATGAAAAGGGAAGCATAACACATTTATTAAAAATTACTACTGATATTACGTTAAAAGAAGAGAAGATTCATCAATATGATTTATTGAGAAAATTAGCTGAATTAATGCAGGGAACGCTTCAAATTGACCGGCTTCTTCATTTGATTCTGACGTGTGTGACGGCGGGAACTGCGCTGGGGTTTAACCGTGCAAGGCTTTTTGTTGTGGACCATGACCGCAACATTGTTTTCGGCAAGATGGCGGTAGGTCCGTCAGATGTTGCCGAAGCGAATAAGATATGGAATGAAATAGCACATAAATACAAAATGCTGGAGGATTTAATAAAGGCGTCGGAAGATAATTATCAATATGATTCCCCCTTGCACATGATTACCCGGCTGATGGCATATTCGCTGGATGACGAAAATGAGGTTATTGTTTCATGCATCAGAAAAAAGAAGGTTATCGTGGAAAAAAATGCATTTAACAATCCCAATATCAACAAGAATTTTGTAAATATGATTGGTTCAAACGAATTTGTCTGTGTTCCTTTGATTGTAAGAGATAAAGCGATTGGGGCTATTTGCGCAGATAATATATACAGCAAAAAACCAATAACAGATGAAATGGTAATGCTTTTATCCACATTTGCGAATCATGCAGCGCTGGCGATTGAAAACGCGGATGCGTACAAGAAATTAGAGAAAAAAATTATTCAACTGAAAGACGCACAGGAACGGCTGGTACGTTCTGAAAAGCTTGCGGTTATCGGTAACATGGCGGGTTATATTGCCCATGAAATACGAAATCCTCTGGTGACTATCGGAGGATTTGCCAGATCAATAGCCCGGGAAACAGCGGATAATAAAACAATAAAGAATAGCGCAGAAATTATTATTGATGAGGTAAGCAGGTTAGAAAAAATTCTTGCAGTCGTAATGGATTTTAGCAAAGTCGCTAAACCTGCTAAGGTGAAAACGCAGGTAAATGAAAT from Candidatus Kuenenia stuttgartiensis carries:
- a CDS encoding 3'-5' exoribonuclease YhaM family protein, which codes for MSRQYIANLKSGNQVEGVFLVLKKEIRETKDKKPYLNLQLADKSGCIDAKKWDASTSLYNSFNSDGFIRIKGTVETFNNSLQIKLLEITPVSESEVQMDEFVQSTEKNVPEMLAELKEIIRSVKDPYLSKLLISFFTDKSFVTAFCAAPAATQNHHAFLGGLLEHVLSVTKLAVNFSGFYPVVKKDLLITGAILHDIGKIRELSYERSFQYTDEGLLTGHLISGVLMVNEKASKIEGFPGEHLNVLLHLILSHHGEYEWGSPVKPGTPEAIALHYLDNLDAKMQGALKAISNHKDDSSAWTDYVRMFERRLYKK
- a CDS encoding IS66-like element ISCku7 family transposase, with protein sequence MTRDEAIAILEMDREDAIQAILILAEKAEKYDRLCDKPGPTTPSGSIPPYLKPTKKKRKRPCGRKKGHKGVCRKRPETVTAYQTHSMESCPDCHQPLQKPVRTYKRYIEDIPRLDPVVTEHTVHGYWCACCKKIVQPKVTDALHGARLGLRLVVFTAWLHYLIGISVNNIVKMLSVFFNLQISAGGLTQAWKSLATLLEPQYNEIGQKVSASAVLYADETGWRLNGKTHWLWCFTTQKLCYYLITPSRGSPVIKKLLGILFGGILICDFLGAYNKISALAKQRCFYHLFTELVKVDAHNHSAAWKAFRKKLSRLLKDAIRLSEKKNQISLVCFLRLKKRLYRRLEQFLATPCQDKDVQRLTKRLKRHKQELFTFLEHEGVSPYNNHAEQQMRKPVLTRKVSQQNRSVQGANTQAILMTLLRSAELQGDNPVENLLAYAKKALLTKTTSGLTYNIAC
- a CDS encoding Druantia anti-phage system protein DruA; protein product: MKPIIFQYRSRKLHADDIAFIKALIEQHFLRGRTYISCELCKHWNWVQPNGKHKEYAARDLLLRLEEQGLITLPPRIRAKNNLKPKVFVQTPLFVRRPLEGKITEYENLTIHVVKDPQERYLWEYLFQHYHYLGNPRLVGEHLRHIVRIGNQVVACLGWASAAWKVKDRDRFIEWDETTKRTHLHLIANNVRFLILPWVKIKHLASKVLSLALRRLSDDWNTVYGHPVYLAETFVDTARFKGTCYQAANWIRAGKTKGSAKRGNRYLYHGQPKDLYLYPLQKNFRRFLDCDQG
- a CDS encoding multiheme c-type cytochrome codes for the protein MSAPIPVKTFMYLQTSLIVISCLLFFPGCATQNEHTNVPTLEVVKPKEEKNVAVEESLHCISCHKKSNVAHHLNVEWQTNKHAVMNVGCKDCHAVSPEFDKTEKESFQKKETSCSDKGVQRMVSPQICGRCHMKQYNEFMQSSHSSSWDSVVDFQKNVPFSSDNLLTSCESCHTIQFKCNSCHTQHVTGQSHIKSPAVCGVCHTGSDHPQYEIYMNSKHGLVSSAIRSAKEGYSKSAYLSSPVCVTCHMPDGTHDTRFRLSGKMGGKSPYSEKEEEKGFNKEDSWKEKNDMLVLCNKCHSPAFSKDALVSAKNAQKVFNTVVKEAEGLVLALDREKLLLPELTIPLNSSYPEHAYFTGEYPLHSTVSKAEGIFIRLTKRHAAIAGKALHHMNVNYAYSHCWPEMLNDLRALKNEANNLRQEAEINRKMKIKLR
- a CDS encoding cyclase family protein; its protein translation is MKMVFIPLFTCIALSCITSDISAGILEKVMDGKASIIDLTYPLNEKNAHWPVGAYEPFKYEVIASLRKDKVFSGKYSTPEHLGTHIDAPNHFEPNQSSVDQIPFEQLVGPAIVINIQEKVKRNQDYTLSAEDILHWEKEHGTIPHGAIVLLYTGWSKRWDNNEQYKNMDNCNRMHFPGYSKEAALFLIQQREIKGIGIDTLSGDCGMCSDFQVHHIINGAGKYILENVANLDKLPPKGIILILAPIKIEGGSGGQCRMWALLSE
- a CDS encoding DUF1573 domain-containing protein; translation: MRKMAMYGFVLLLALVVGNAIDGIADDKIQGDGRLKNAESIAPAIQFDAYTHDFGKIYSGEKVIHKFKFKNHGDGELIIDKVKSACGCTAALSTKKNIKKNEEGEIEVKFNSGKYVGKIAKSIFVHSNDPVNPKVKLVIEMNIIEEVSVTPKRINFGVIRMGSPCSVNLEIKTLPGSRIKILNVETNFPYIKLKDKEKSGDVWNYEVALRGVEELGKFNGFIFVHTNSEKKPKIDIPFNGEVIGDITYYPNKLSFGTVRKNREVKKTVIVTLVDKSVEIEKIEIEPAFMTYNISPLNDDSRVISVHMNQGDFTGTVNGSLLIYSNSSLQPEICIPISATIND
- a CDS encoding multiheme c-type cytochrome — its product is MKKYYNAIFLLVFISLIAKTGSSSDRFVLIFFGEEQGALAPCGCFEGQLGGISRRDTLLKDYETQGISAIAVSTGDLIKSPERQEEIKMEYLLAAMKEMGCILHNLGEKDFEIGLQALSFASQTNTIDFLCGNIEINSPFPLKYKKYLLKELPGFNIPLKIAFLSIISESLIKGHLLDFIRVYDPVQSLTPVINQIKGKADLIVLISHAPMEESVEIAETFPEIGLVITGHGIEDPIESLMYVNNTPLLSHGTRGRYVAVADYVVKSGSIRNTSVDIVPLDDKYAASEKMQVLLKQYQQTLKEEDLLSNLPKLPLEDGNFYIGSLACGTCHKKIHAHWSNTSHQKAYTTLSDSGQQYDPECIRCHTVGFGYVSGFANYDTNRNLAHVGCESCHGAGGNHIKNITDSYGKVNENRCLECHNFDHSPKFQYPKYWEKIKHPKEIPEGMPENTHGG